Proteins encoded by one window of Deltaproteobacteria bacterium:
- a CDS encoding thermonuclease family protein, which translates to MIFHGILFFFFVVSCLLPSAAAAKTLSGKVLKVFDGDTILGRIHAREEHVRLREIDAPEVTHQKRIGQEPWGRRARDFAQSLVKGKTVRLEIEEDDERDKYHRLLAYVFIDHTFINQEMVKSGNAFFYPGHFNGKHAAELKEVEEAAREKGLGVWDKKKGLKERPYEFRKRTKRDENLFPQFRHLIRGKAPQPSAKEYPVPPDKIVANKRSMIYHMLGSSGAARVNPKNRVFFDTPEEAEKAGYRRAKTGEAQR; encoded by the coding sequence CTTCAGCGGCTGCGGCCAAGACTCTTTCCGGCAAGGTCCTCAAGGTATTTGACGGCGACACAATCTTAGGGCGTATTCATGCTCGGGAAGAACACGTTCGCCTGCGGGAGATTGATGCCCCGGAGGTAACCCATCAAAAAAGGATCGGCCAGGAACCTTGGGGGAGGCGAGCCAGGGATTTTGCTCAGTCGCTGGTCAAAGGAAAGACCGTGCGACTGGAGATAGAAGAAGACGATGAACGGGACAAATATCACCGGCTTCTGGCCTATGTTTTTATAGACCATACTTTTATCAACCAAGAGATGGTCAAATCCGGCAACGCTTTTTTTTACCCGGGTCATTTTAATGGAAAACACGCTGCGGAGCTTAAGGAGGTTGAAGAAGCGGCCAGGGAAAAAGGACTCGGAGTCTGGGATAAAAAGAAGGGCCTCAAGGAAAGGCCGTATGAATTTCGCAAACGTACAAAGCGGGATGAAAACCTTTTTCCCCAATTCAGGCACCTGATCCGAGGGAAAGCGCCACAACCTTCCGCGAAGGAATATCCAGTTCCGCCAGATAAAATCGTAGCCAATAAACGTTCGATGATATACCATATGCTCGGAAGCTCGGGCGCAGCGAGGGTAAACCCTAAAAACCGCGTCTTCTTCGATACTCCGGAAGAGGCCGAAAAGGCCGGGTATCGGCGGGCAAAAACCGGAGAAGCGCAGCGGTGA